The genomic segment CCCGATCTCGTGCTGCGGTTCTACAATGAGCGCCGCGCGGCGGCGGCCGCGGCCGAGCCCAACGCCGCGCATCGCGCGCTGGCCGCGCTCGAATCGGATGGCCGCCACGAGGTTCTGATCGTCACGCAAAACGTCGACGACCTGCATGAGCGCGGCGGCTCGCGCAACGTCATCCATATGCATGGCACGCTGACCGGCGCGCTCTGCGCGGCCTGCGGGCACCGTTGGCCGAGCCCGGCGGTGATGGCGCGGGGCGATTGTTGCCCCGCCTGTGGCGCGACGGCGGAACGCCCGGATATTGTGTGGTTCGGCGAGATGCCCTACCAGATGGAGGAAATCTGGACGGCCTTGCGCGCGGCAGATCTCTTCGTGTCGATCGG from the Rhodobacter xanthinilyticus genome contains:
- a CDS encoding NAD-dependent deacylase, whose product is MAKIVILTGAGISAESGIRTFRASDGLWEEHHVEDVATPEGFARDPDLVLRFYNERRAAAAAAEPNAAHRALAALESDGRHEVLIVTQNVDDLHERGGSRNVIHMHGTLTGALCAACGHRWPSPAVMARGDCCPACGATAERPDIVWFGEMPYQMEEIWTALRAADLFVSIGTSGNVYPAAGFVADARHAGIATLELNLEPSAGSAYFDHALHGPATRIVPAWVAGILA